The following proteins are encoded in a genomic region of Mycteria americana isolate JAX WOST 10 ecotype Jacksonville Zoo and Gardens chromosome 14, USCA_MyAme_1.0, whole genome shotgun sequence:
- the EIF2S2 gene encoding eukaryotic translation initiation factor 2 subunit 2, which yields MSGDEMIFDPTMSKKKKKKKKPFMLDEEGGDTQAEETQQSETKEVEPEPTEDKDVEADEEDSRKKDATDDLDDLNFFNQKKKKKKTKKIFDIDEAEEGVKDLKIEGDVPEAVEPEDDLDIMLGNKKKKKKNVKFPDEDEIMEKDEAFEDEDSKKDDGISFSLQSGPAWAGSERDYTYDELLNRVFNIMREKNPDMVAGEKRKFVMKPPQVVRVGTKKTSFVNFTDICKLLHRQPKHLLAFLLAELGTSGSIDGNNQLVIKGRFQQKQIENVLRRYIKEYVTCHTCRSPDTILQKDTRLYFLQCETCHSRCSVASIKTGFQAVTGKRAQLRAKAN from the exons ATGTCGGGCGACGAG ATGATTTTCGATCCCACTATgagcaagaagaagaagaaaaagaagaagccCTTTATGTTGGATGAGGAAGGAGGGGATACACAAGCAGAAGAGACTCAGCAATCGGAAACAAAAGAAGTTGAACCAGAGCCAACAGAAGACAAAGATGTTGAAGCAGACGAAgaagacagcaggaagaaag ATGCAACAGATGACCTGGATGATTTAAACTTCTtcaatcaaaagaaaaagaagaaaaaaacaaaaaagatatttgATATAGATGAAGCAGAAGAAGGTGTAAAG GACTTGAAAATTGAAGGAGATGTGCCAGAGGCAGTAGAACCTGAAGATGACCTTGATATCATGCTGGgcaataaaaagaagaaaaagaagaatgtgaaGTTTCCAGATGAAGATGAGATAATGGAGAAGGATGAAG CTTTTGAGGATGAAGATAGCAAAAAAGATGATGGAATTTCTTTTAGCCTTCAGTCAGGACCTGCGTGGGCAGGCTCAGAAAGGGACTACACATATGATGAG TTGCTCAATAGAGTATTTAACATCATgcgagaaaaaaacccagatatggTAGCTGGAGAAAAACGAAAATTTGTCATGAAGCCTCCGCAGGTTGTAAGAGTAGGGACCAAGAAAACATCTTTTGTCAACTTTACAGATATCTGCAAATT attacaTCGTCAGCCAAAACATCTCCTGGCGTTTTTGTTGGCAGAATTGGGTACAAG tgGCTCAATAGATGGTAACAACCAACTTGTAATCAAGGGAAGATTCCAGCAAAAACAGATAGAAAATGTCTTGAGAAGATATATCA agGAGTATGTCACCTGCCACACGTGTCGGTCACCAGACACAATCCTACAGAAGGACACCAGATTATATTTCTTGCAGTGTGAGACCTGCCACTCTCGCTGCTCCGTCGCCAGCATCAAAACTGGTTTCCAGGCTGTCACAGGCAAGAGAGCACAGCTCCGTGCCAAAGCTAACTAG